A single Nicotiana tabacum cultivar K326 chromosome 5, ASM71507v2, whole genome shotgun sequence DNA region contains:
- the LOC107774998 gene encoding ALBINO3-like protein 1, chloroplastic isoform X1 yields MATFFTSLGPNSLLSPFTERTRTLNPVFHRTHFGNLPTYKPFSRGVLGVARFGLGQDPFPDPETAEVLFKDLFARAEGLLYTVADAAVSGSADTVVNTVESSKQNSDWLSGITNGMESVLKVLKDGLSTLHVPYSYGFAIILLTILVKAATFPLTKKQVESAMAMRSMAPQIKAIQERYAGDQERIQLETARLYKLAGINPLAGCLPTLATIPIWIGLYRALSNVANEGLLTEGFFWIPSLAGPTTIAARQTGSGTSWLFPFVDGHPPLGWSDTFAYLVLLVLLVVSQYISIQIMQPSQQSDDPNVKNSQAITKFLPLMLGYFSLSVPSGLSLYWFTNNILSTAQQVWLQKFGGAKSPALKLSDDTSRKEQRGGAKIPTLKLSDETSREEQPQIQKQVSEATITKKKDENPTSDRPRQGDRFKQLKEQEARKRQQREEEKRKAEIAANKKQEKSVEIENSIRTDSVNGDSISKSLNASTSEYYRVVNGDSASSEVKEDEISDDHNRGVDQHISDERKKGETVSSIRATDNQLPLEDVQEDRTG; encoded by the exons ATGGCAACCTTTTTCACTTCCCTCGGACCCAATTCTCTATTGTCTCCATTTACAGAACGGACAAGAACACTAAACCCAGTTTTTCACCGAACCCACTTTGGAAATCTTCCAACTTACAAACCCTTTTCACGGGGCGTGCTCGGAGTAGCTCGATTCGGGTTGGGTCAGGATCCGTTTCCTGACCCGGAGACTGCAGAGGTGCTTTTCAAGGACCTGTTTGCTCGGGCTGAAGGGCTTTTGTATACAGTTGCTGATGCTGCTGTTTCTGGTTCTGCTGATACGGTTGTTAACACTGTTGAAAGTAGTAAACAGAATAGTGATTGGCTTTCTGGTATTACCAATGGAATGGAGTCTGTTCTGAAG GTTTTGAAGGATGGACTCTCAACTTTACATGTGCCGTATTCTTATGGTTTTGCAATCATTCTACTAACAATACTAGTAAAAGCTGCAACTTTTCCTCTAACAAAAAAACAG GTAGAATCAGCAATGGCAATGCGCTCTATGGCACCTCAAATAAAGGCTATTCAGGAGCGATATGCTGGAGACCAG GAGAGGATTCAACTTGAAACTGCTCGTCTTTATAAATTAGCTGGCATAAATCCACTGGCAG GATGTCTGCCGACCCTTGCCACTATACCCATATGGATTGGGCTTTACAGAGCCCTCTCTAACGTGGCAAATGAG GGGCTTCTGACAGAAGGCTTCTTCTGGATACCCTCACTAGCTGGTCCAACAACAATTGCTGCTCGACAAACTGGAAGTGGCACCTCTTGGCTTTTCCCTTTTGTA GATGGTCATCCTCCCCTTGGTTGGTCCGATACTTTTGCATATCTTGTCTTGCTTGTACTGTTGGTTGTCTCTCAGTACATCTCTATTCAAATTATGCAACCATCTCAACAG AGTGATGATCCAAATGTGAAGAACTCTCAAGCAATAACTAAGTTTCTCCCTCTAATGCTTGGTTACTTTTCACTTTCAGTTCCTTCTGGTCTGAGCCTATATTG GTTCACAAACAACATACTTAGTACTGCTCAACAAGTATGGCTTCAGAAGTTTGGAGGTGCAAAATCTCCAGCGCTGAAATTAAGTGATGATACTTCTAGGAAAGAGCAACGCGGGGGTGCAAAAATTCCAACCCTGAAATTAAGTGATGAAACCTCTAGGGAAGAACAACCTCAAATTCAGAAACAGGTCTCTGAAGCAACAATAACTAAAAAGAAAGACGAGAATCCTACATCAGATAGGCCCCGCCAGGGTGACAG GTTTAAACAGTTAAAGGAACAAGAAGCAAGAAAACGGCAACAGAGGGAGGAGGAGAAGAGGAAGGCTGAAATAGCAGCCAATAAGAAACAAGAGAAGTCAGTTGAGATAGAAAATAGTATCAGAACTGACTCTGTTAATGGTGATTCTATCTCTAAGAGTCTCAATGCTTCCACTTCTGAATATTATCGTGTCGTAAATGGTGATAGTGCTTCCTCTGAAGTGAAGGAAGATGAAATTTCAGATGATCACAACCGTGGAGTGGATCAGCATATTTCTGACGAACGAAAGAAG GGTGAAACTGTTTCTTCTATCAGAGCTACAGATAACCAACTTCCACTTGAAGATGTACAAGAAGACAGAACTGGATAA
- the LOC107774998 gene encoding ALBINO3-like protein 1, chloroplastic isoform X2 yields MATFFTSLGPNSLLSPFTERTRTLNPVFHRTHFGNLPTYKPFSRGVLGVARFGLGQDPFPDPETAEVLFKDLFARAEGLLYTVADAAVSGSADTVVNTVESSKQNSDWLSGITNGMESVLKVLKDGLSTLHVPYSYGFAIILLTILVKAATFPLTKKQVESAMAMRSMAPQIKAIQERYAGDQERIQLETARLYKLAGINPLAGCLPTLATIPIWIGLYRALSNVANEGLLTEGFFWIPSLAGPTTIAARQTGSGTSWLFPFVSDDPNVKNSQAITKFLPLMLGYFSLSVPSGLSLYWFTNNILSTAQQVWLQKFGGAKSPALKLSDDTSRKEQRGGAKIPTLKLSDETSREEQPQIQKQVSEATITKKKDENPTSDRPRQGDRFKQLKEQEARKRQQREEEKRKAEIAANKKQEKSVEIENSIRTDSVNGDSISKSLNASTSEYYRVVNGDSASSEVKEDEISDDHNRGVDQHISDERKKGETVSSIRATDNQLPLEDVQEDRTG; encoded by the exons ATGGCAACCTTTTTCACTTCCCTCGGACCCAATTCTCTATTGTCTCCATTTACAGAACGGACAAGAACACTAAACCCAGTTTTTCACCGAACCCACTTTGGAAATCTTCCAACTTACAAACCCTTTTCACGGGGCGTGCTCGGAGTAGCTCGATTCGGGTTGGGTCAGGATCCGTTTCCTGACCCGGAGACTGCAGAGGTGCTTTTCAAGGACCTGTTTGCTCGGGCTGAAGGGCTTTTGTATACAGTTGCTGATGCTGCTGTTTCTGGTTCTGCTGATACGGTTGTTAACACTGTTGAAAGTAGTAAACAGAATAGTGATTGGCTTTCTGGTATTACCAATGGAATGGAGTCTGTTCTGAAG GTTTTGAAGGATGGACTCTCAACTTTACATGTGCCGTATTCTTATGGTTTTGCAATCATTCTACTAACAATACTAGTAAAAGCTGCAACTTTTCCTCTAACAAAAAAACAG GTAGAATCAGCAATGGCAATGCGCTCTATGGCACCTCAAATAAAGGCTATTCAGGAGCGATATGCTGGAGACCAG GAGAGGATTCAACTTGAAACTGCTCGTCTTTATAAATTAGCTGGCATAAATCCACTGGCAG GATGTCTGCCGACCCTTGCCACTATACCCATATGGATTGGGCTTTACAGAGCCCTCTCTAACGTGGCAAATGAG GGGCTTCTGACAGAAGGCTTCTTCTGGATACCCTCACTAGCTGGTCCAACAACAATTGCTGCTCGACAAACTGGAAGTGGCACCTCTTGGCTTTTCCCTTTTGTA AGTGATGATCCAAATGTGAAGAACTCTCAAGCAATAACTAAGTTTCTCCCTCTAATGCTTGGTTACTTTTCACTTTCAGTTCCTTCTGGTCTGAGCCTATATTG GTTCACAAACAACATACTTAGTACTGCTCAACAAGTATGGCTTCAGAAGTTTGGAGGTGCAAAATCTCCAGCGCTGAAATTAAGTGATGATACTTCTAGGAAAGAGCAACGCGGGGGTGCAAAAATTCCAACCCTGAAATTAAGTGATGAAACCTCTAGGGAAGAACAACCTCAAATTCAGAAACAGGTCTCTGAAGCAACAATAACTAAAAAGAAAGACGAGAATCCTACATCAGATAGGCCCCGCCAGGGTGACAG GTTTAAACAGTTAAAGGAACAAGAAGCAAGAAAACGGCAACAGAGGGAGGAGGAGAAGAGGAAGGCTGAAATAGCAGCCAATAAGAAACAAGAGAAGTCAGTTGAGATAGAAAATAGTATCAGAACTGACTCTGTTAATGGTGATTCTATCTCTAAGAGTCTCAATGCTTCCACTTCTGAATATTATCGTGTCGTAAATGGTGATAGTGCTTCCTCTGAAGTGAAGGAAGATGAAATTTCAGATGATCACAACCGTGGAGTGGATCAGCATATTTCTGACGAACGAAAGAAG GGTGAAACTGTTTCTTCTATCAGAGCTACAGATAACCAACTTCCACTTGAAGATGTACAAGAAGACAGAACTGGATAA